Proteins encoded together in one Cellulomonas gilvus ATCC 13127 window:
- a CDS encoding helix-turn-helix transcriptional regulator has product MSTPFVARSGQVDVLRDALARAGSGAPGVALVAGDAGVGKSALVREMARVAQEAGATVVVTHCVDLGEIGLPYLPFADAAARLRDLAPEQVAAVETDRPALGTLLGRGSGSAEEADRLQLFDGIAELLGAVARPGAPLLLVVEDAHWADASSRDVLRFLVSRLRDEPVLLVVTYRTDDLHRRHPWRPVAAELARHPRVQRVDLAPFTPDEMREFAIALTGAAPPPRTLRSVTRRSGGNAYFAQELLETGCDELPGSLADVLRARVEVLDPAVQQVVRVASVAGRRVSEPLLRAACRATDPQGAGTLDAALRDAVGHHVLAVEDGHLAFRHALLGEAVAADLLPGELSSLHRAYVTALREDPSLGSPAELAAHALHAPDLPTALSASLAAADAAHTRLAPQEELRHLEVALRLWDAAAGALPDLEPQDAVLDRAARAAAAAARRDRAVQLARSAVDVADDAARPRRRVALARHLQAVERIDDALEQSTLALDAMPGTPSAGRAWALATHARSLVYLDRTLDAFEVLQEALTVARGVGALSAESDALTSFAILVADDDAARADALLEEALERARTVGDAGTELRILMNMAATRYEVGDLPGTTRLAELGLARARETGLTHSDFGLELAGYGALASYVSGDLTPVAQPARGPDEDGGLLDLAVLYAAVARGDDDVVARCRALEPRWERDGLAALIAGGCAADALARAGEHDEAVTLVQRVLDQLSAAWSPQFFGGIWLSALGLAALADAATQDRRHGRDAAERVAAGEPLLARAEGTIARPLPPGRSVGPEGRAWAARARAEHARLAGPAANTPDVWRTAVDAFGYGHRYEQARSRFRLAEALLEAGERADAASEAATALADAEAMGAAPLATAVRDLVRRGRLAVTGAAAGAGDVLTARETEVLELVAQGLSNNQIGRALFISGKTVSVHVSNVLAKLGASGRAEAVDLAHRRGLIGRV; this is encoded by the coding sequence ATGAGCACACCATTCGTCGCCCGCTCGGGTCAGGTCGACGTCCTGCGGGACGCCCTGGCCCGGGCGGGCTCGGGCGCGCCCGGGGTCGCGCTGGTCGCGGGCGACGCGGGCGTGGGCAAGTCCGCGCTGGTGCGGGAGATGGCGCGCGTCGCGCAGGAGGCCGGTGCGACCGTCGTCGTGACGCACTGCGTGGACCTGGGTGAGATCGGCCTGCCGTACCTGCCGTTCGCGGACGCGGCGGCTCGGCTGCGCGACCTCGCACCCGAGCAGGTGGCCGCGGTGGAGACCGACCGGCCCGCGCTGGGCACGCTGCTGGGCCGGGGCTCGGGGAGCGCCGAGGAGGCGGACCGGCTGCAGCTGTTCGACGGGATCGCCGAGCTGCTCGGGGCCGTCGCCCGGCCGGGGGCGCCGCTGCTCCTCGTGGTGGAGGACGCGCACTGGGCGGACGCCTCGAGCCGCGACGTGCTGCGCTTCCTGGTCTCACGGCTCCGCGACGAGCCCGTGCTCCTGGTGGTCACGTACCGCACGGACGACCTGCACCGCCGGCACCCGTGGCGCCCGGTCGCGGCCGAGCTCGCGCGTCACCCCCGCGTGCAGCGGGTCGACCTCGCGCCGTTCACGCCCGACGAGATGCGCGAGTTCGCGATCGCGCTGACGGGTGCCGCTCCCCCGCCCCGCACGCTGCGCTCGGTCACGCGGCGCTCGGGCGGCAACGCGTACTTCGCGCAGGAGCTGCTCGAGACCGGGTGCGACGAGCTGCCCGGCTCGCTCGCCGACGTGCTGCGGGCGCGCGTCGAGGTGCTCGACCCCGCGGTCCAGCAGGTGGTGCGCGTGGCGTCGGTCGCGGGCAGGCGGGTCAGCGAGCCGCTGCTGCGTGCCGCATGCCGCGCGACGGACCCGCAGGGTGCGGGCACGCTCGACGCGGCGCTGCGGGACGCGGTGGGGCACCACGTGCTGGCGGTCGAGGACGGGCATCTGGCGTTCCGGCACGCGCTGCTGGGCGAGGCCGTGGCCGCGGACCTGCTGCCGGGCGAGCTGTCCTCGCTGCACCGTGCCTACGTGACCGCGCTGCGCGAGGACCCGAGCCTCGGCAGCCCGGCCGAGCTCGCGGCGCACGCGCTGCACGCACCCGACCTGCCCACCGCGCTCAGCGCGTCCCTGGCCGCGGCCGACGCGGCGCACACCCGCCTGGCCCCGCAGGAAGAGCTCCGGCACCTCGAGGTCGCGCTGCGCCTGTGGGACGCGGCGGCCGGCGCGCTGCCCGATCTGGAGCCGCAGGACGCGGTCCTGGACCGCGCCGCACGTGCCGCCGCGGCCGCGGCCCGTCGGGACCGCGCGGTGCAGCTCGCCCGGTCCGCCGTGGACGTCGCCGACGACGCCGCCCGGCCGCGCCGACGCGTGGCGCTCGCCCGCCACCTGCAGGCGGTCGAGCGGATCGACGACGCGCTCGAGCAGTCGACGCTCGCGCTCGACGCCATGCCGGGCACGCCGAGCGCCGGACGCGCCTGGGCGCTGGCGACGCACGCGCGCTCGCTCGTGTACCTGGACCGCACGCTCGACGCGTTCGAGGTGCTGCAGGAGGCGCTCACGGTGGCGCGCGGGGTCGGGGCGCTGTCCGCCGAGTCGGACGCGCTGACGTCGTTCGCGATCCTGGTGGCCGACGACGACGCCGCACGCGCCGACGCGCTGCTCGAGGAGGCGCTCGAGCGCGCGCGCACCGTCGGCGACGCGGGCACCGAGCTGCGCATCCTCATGAACATGGCGGCCACCCGGTACGAGGTGGGCGACCTGCCCGGGACCACGCGGCTCGCCGAGCTGGGTCTGGCCAGGGCCCGCGAGACGGGGCTGACGCACTCCGACTTCGGGCTCGAGCTCGCGGGGTACGGTGCGCTCGCGTCGTACGTGAGCGGCGATCTCACGCCCGTCGCGCAGCCGGCACGGGGTCCCGACGAGGACGGCGGCCTCCTGGACCTCGCGGTCCTGTACGCCGCGGTCGCGCGCGGCGACGACGACGTGGTCGCCCGGTGCCGGGCCCTCGAGCCCCGGTGGGAGCGGGACGGCCTCGCGGCGCTGATCGCCGGTGGGTGCGCGGCCGACGCGCTGGCGCGGGCGGGCGAGCACGACGAGGCGGTCACGCTGGTCCAGCGCGTGCTGGACCAGCTCTCCGCGGCCTGGAGCCCGCAGTTCTTCGGAGGCATCTGGCTCTCGGCGCTCGGGCTCGCGGCGCTGGCGGACGCCGCGACCCAGGACCGCCGGCACGGCCGGGACGCTGCCGAGCGCGTCGCGGCCGGCGAGCCGCTGCTGGCGCGCGCCGAGGGGACGATCGCGCGCCCCCTCCCGCCCGGTCGCAGCGTCGGCCCCGAGGGCCGCGCGTGGGCCGCGCGTGCGCGCGCCGAGCACGCACGGCTCGCGGGCCCCGCGGCCAACACCCCCGACGTGTGGCGCACCGCGGTCGACGCCTTCGGGTACGGGCACCGCTACGAGCAGGCGCGCAGCCGGTTCCGCCTCGCGGAGGCGCTCCTCGAGGCGGGCGAGCGCGCGGACGCGGCGAGCGAGGCCGCGACGGCGCTGGCCGATGCCGAGGCGATGGGGGCCGCACCGCTCGCGACCGCCGTGCGGGACCTGGTCCGCCGGGGACGGCTCGCCGTCACGGGCGCCGCCGCGGGCGCGGGCGACGTGCTCACCGCACGCGAGACCGAGGTGCTCGAGCTGGTCGCCCAGGGTCTGTCCAACAACCAGATCGGGCGGGCGCTGTTCATCTCGGGCAAGACCGTGTCCGTGCACGTCTCCAACGTGCTGGCCAAGCTCGGCGCGTCCGGCCGCGCCGAGGCGGT